In Actinomadura citrea, a single window of DNA contains:
- a CDS encoding helix-turn-helix domain-containing protein: MSAAEPAGDRAPVAQDHRAAGPTVLRMLVGAQLRRYREAAGISTEAAGYEIRGSHSKISRMELGRVGYKERDVADLLTLYGVTDPSLREPLLELAEHASAPGWWQPFGDVVPSWFEPYLGLEQGAVLVRVYEVQDIPELLQTRDYARALLAARYSEAGPEEIERRVELRMRRRRVFERPDPLRLWAVLDEATLCRTVGGRATMRAQIEHLIEMAELPNVTVQIVPFSSGGHAAEGGPMTLLRFAEPELPDVVYLEHLTCALYPDRASDIARYRDALNRVGVQAEPPDRTRAILQAALARLDKAPRRAAG, from the coding sequence ATGAGCGCCGCCGAGCCCGCGGGCGACCGCGCCCCCGTCGCCCAGGACCACCGGGCGGCGGGCCCGACGGTACTGCGGATGCTGGTCGGCGCGCAGCTGCGCCGGTACCGGGAGGCCGCCGGCATCTCCACCGAGGCCGCCGGGTACGAGATCCGCGGCTCGCACTCCAAGATCAGCCGGATGGAGCTCGGCCGCGTCGGCTACAAGGAGCGCGACGTCGCCGACCTGCTGACCCTCTACGGCGTGACCGACCCGTCGCTGCGCGAACCGCTGCTGGAGCTGGCCGAGCACGCCAGCGCGCCCGGCTGGTGGCAGCCGTTCGGCGACGTGGTCCCGTCCTGGTTCGAGCCCTACCTGGGGCTGGAGCAGGGCGCGGTGCTCGTCCGCGTGTACGAGGTCCAGGACATCCCGGAGCTGCTCCAGACCAGGGACTACGCCCGCGCCCTCCTCGCGGCCCGCTACTCGGAGGCGGGGCCCGAGGAGATCGAGCGGCGGGTGGAGCTGCGGATGCGGCGCCGCCGCGTGTTCGAGCGCCCGGACCCGCTGCGGCTGTGGGCGGTGCTGGACGAGGCGACGCTGTGCCGGACGGTCGGCGGCCGCGCCACGATGCGCGCCCAGATCGAGCACCTGATCGAGATGGCGGAGCTGCCGAACGTCACCGTGCAGATCGTGCCCTTCAGCTCGGGCGGGCACGCGGCGGAGGGCGGCCCGATGACGCTGCTGCGGTTCGCCGAGCCCGAGCTGCCCGACGTGGTCTACCTGGAGCACCTCACCTGCGCGCTCTACCCGGACCGGGCGTCCGACATCGCCCGCTACCGCGACGCCCTGAACCGTGTCGGCGTCCAGGCCGAGCCCCCGGACCGCACCCGCGCGATCCTCCAGGCCGCCCTGGCCCGGCTCGACAAGGCGCCGCGCCGGGCCGCCGGGTGA
- a CDS encoding FAD-dependent monooxygenase: MKNVLISGASIGGPALAYWLRRYGFGVTVVEVAPGPRAGGQAIDVRGPALEVAERMGVLDRIREQRVEMRGMSMVDGDGNELYRSEEYTISGGDLSSPDVEILRDDLSRILADAAGDGVEYLYGDSIAGLEQGDDGVRVIFHSGLIRTFDLVVGADGAHSATRRLVFGPEKDYLTHLGTYLSVWTAPNFLGLDRWQVFHQMPGSSWGGGVMSVRGNEEVRVYMGFESERPIEYDHRDTAAQKKIMADALAGGGWVLPELLETMWAAPDFHFDSMAQVHMDSWSKGRVVLLGDAGYCGSPLSGQGTSMAIVGAYVLAGELKAAAGDHRAAFANYEKELRGYVAANQELALTNKARVDAQRNAEMGAETEAIGFQDFGEIVGSFTVRDY, encoded by the coding sequence ATGAAGAACGTCCTCATCTCGGGTGCGAGCATCGGCGGTCCCGCGCTGGCGTACTGGCTGCGGCGGTACGGGTTCGGTGTGACGGTCGTGGAGGTGGCGCCCGGGCCGCGGGCCGGCGGGCAGGCGATCGACGTGCGCGGGCCGGCGCTGGAGGTCGCCGAGCGGATGGGCGTCCTCGACCGGATCCGCGAGCAGCGCGTCGAGATGCGCGGCATGTCCATGGTGGACGGGGACGGCAACGAGCTGTACCGCAGCGAGGAGTACACGATCAGCGGCGGCGACCTGAGCAGCCCGGACGTGGAGATCCTGCGCGACGACCTGTCCCGGATCCTGGCGGACGCGGCCGGCGACGGCGTCGAGTATCTCTACGGCGACTCGATCGCCGGGCTGGAGCAGGGCGACGACGGCGTGCGGGTGATCTTCCACAGCGGGCTGATCCGCACGTTCGACCTGGTCGTCGGCGCGGACGGCGCGCACTCGGCCACGCGGCGGCTGGTTTTCGGGCCGGAGAAGGACTACCTGACCCACCTCGGCACCTACCTCTCGGTGTGGACGGCCCCGAACTTCCTCGGCCTGGACCGCTGGCAGGTGTTCCACCAGATGCCGGGCAGCAGCTGGGGCGGCGGCGTGATGAGCGTCCGCGGCAACGAGGAGGTCCGCGTCTACATGGGGTTCGAGTCCGAGCGGCCGATCGAGTACGACCACCGCGACACCGCCGCGCAGAAGAAGATCATGGCGGACGCGCTGGCCGGGGGCGGCTGGGTGCTGCCCGAGCTGCTGGAGACGATGTGGGCGGCGCCCGACTTCCACTTCGACTCGATGGCGCAGGTCCACATGGACTCCTGGTCGAAGGGGCGGGTCGTCCTGCTGGGGGACGCGGGGTACTGCGGATCGCCGCTTTCCGGGCAGGGCACGAGCATGGCCATCGTCGGCGCGTACGTGCTGGCCGGGGAGCTGAAGGCGGCGGCCGGCGACCACCGCGCCGCGTTCGCGAACTACGAGAAGGAGCTGCGCGGGTACGTCGCCGCCAACCAGGAGCTGGCGCTGACCAACAAGGCGCGGGTGGACGCGCAGCGCAACGCCGAGATGGGCGCCGAGACCGAGGCGATCGGCTTCCAGGACTTCGGCGAGATCGTCGGCTCGTTCACGGTGCGGGACTACTGA
- a CDS encoding YciI family protein, whose translation MNRGDDMRFLMMTTDDGSAPAGPPDEKLQVEMGKFIEEMSRSGALLATGGLEPGGTRIKSSGGKVTVLDGPFTEAKEAVVGFALIEVGSREEAIELSKRFWAIIGDGQGVIQQVFGPDDIPGA comes from the coding sequence GTGAACAGAGGAGACGACATGCGGTTCCTGATGATGACGACGGACGACGGTTCTGCCCCCGCCGGCCCGCCGGACGAGAAGCTGCAGGTGGAGATGGGCAAGTTCATCGAGGAGATGTCCCGGAGCGGGGCGCTGCTCGCGACCGGCGGGCTGGAGCCCGGCGGCACCCGGATCAAGTCGTCCGGCGGCAAGGTCACCGTCCTGGACGGCCCGTTCACCGAGGCGAAGGAGGCGGTCGTCGGGTTCGCGCTGATCGAGGTGGGCTCCCGCGAGGAGGCGATCGAGCTGTCCAAGCGGTTCTGGGCGATCATCGGCGACGGCCAGGGCGTCATCCAGCAGGTGTTCGGGCCGGACGACATCCCCGGCGCGTGA
- a CDS encoding RNA polymerase sigma factor, translating into MTASDEPGARRAPARGTGVHASIDAVWRLEAARIIAGLARMVHDIGLAEELAQDALVAALEQWPESGVPDNPGAWLMAVGKRRAVDRIRRLRRLDDKIEEMGRDLETQAPPEEFDVPDDDRIEDDVLRLVFTACHPVLSAQARVALTLRMLGGLTTEEIAHAFLVPEATVAQRIVRAKRTLSEANVPFEVPEGPGRAARLASVLEVVYLIFNEGYAASAGDAWVRADLCREALRLGRILAELAPGEPEVHGLAALMEIQASRTRARTGPSGEPVPLLEQDRGRWDRLLIHRGFAALLRAKKIGEPPGPYVLQAAIAACHAQAPAAEDTDWAQIASLYEVLARVAPSPVVELNRAVAVGMADGAEKGLELADALADEPALRGYHLLPSVRGDLLARLGRLEEARTQFERAAELTRNAPERKVLLDRAASLSSPAP; encoded by the coding sequence GTGACGGCATCGGACGAGCCCGGGGCGCGTAGGGCGCCCGCGCGCGGCACGGGCGTGCACGCGAGCATCGACGCGGTGTGGCGGCTGGAGGCCGCGCGCATCATCGCCGGTCTCGCCCGCATGGTGCACGACATCGGGCTCGCCGAGGAACTCGCGCAGGACGCGCTGGTCGCCGCGCTCGAACAGTGGCCGGAGTCAGGCGTCCCGGACAACCCGGGCGCCTGGCTCATGGCCGTCGGCAAGCGCCGCGCCGTCGACCGGATCCGGCGGCTGCGGCGCCTCGACGACAAGATCGAGGAAATGGGCCGCGACCTGGAGACCCAGGCGCCGCCCGAGGAGTTCGACGTTCCGGACGACGACCGCATCGAGGACGACGTCCTCCGGCTGGTCTTCACCGCGTGCCACCCCGTGCTGTCCGCGCAGGCGCGGGTGGCGCTGACGCTGCGCATGCTCGGCGGCCTCACCACCGAGGAGATCGCGCACGCGTTCCTCGTCCCCGAGGCGACCGTGGCGCAGCGGATCGTCCGGGCGAAACGGACGCTGTCGGAGGCGAACGTCCCGTTCGAGGTGCCGGAGGGGCCCGGCCGCGCGGCCCGGCTGGCGTCCGTGCTGGAGGTCGTCTACCTCATCTTCAACGAGGGGTACGCCGCCAGCGCGGGCGACGCCTGGGTGCGGGCGGACCTGTGCCGCGAGGCGCTGCGCCTCGGCCGGATCCTCGCGGAGCTGGCCCCGGGCGAGCCCGAGGTGCACGGGCTCGCCGCGCTGATGGAGATCCAGGCGTCCCGCACCCGGGCGCGCACCGGGCCGTCCGGGGAGCCCGTCCCGCTTCTGGAGCAGGACCGCGGCCGGTGGGACAGGCTCCTCATCCACCGCGGGTTCGCGGCGCTGCTGCGCGCGAAGAAGATCGGCGAGCCGCCCGGCCCCTACGTCCTGCAGGCCGCGATCGCCGCCTGCCACGCGCAGGCGCCCGCCGCCGAGGACACCGACTGGGCGCAGATCGCGTCGCTCTACGAGGTCCTCGCCCGCGTCGCGCCGTCCCCCGTCGTGGAGCTCAACCGGGCCGTGGCGGTCGGCATGGCGGACGGCGCCGAGAAGGGTCTTGAGCTCGCCGACGCGCTGGCGGACGAGCCCGCCCTGCGCGGCTACCACCTGCTGCCGAGCGTCCGCGGCGACCTGCTCGCCCGCCTCGGGCGCCTGGAGGAGGCCCGGACGCAGTTCGAGCGCGCCGCGGAGCTCACCCGCAACGCGCCCGAACGCAAGGTCCTGCTGGACCGCGCCGCCTCGCTCAGTAGTCCCGCACCGTGA
- a CDS encoding serine hydrolase domain-containing protein, producing MMARGLGRLTGRGVVRGAAAGAVLVLTLATAQVAATAAGPDVGPSAIATALPPTVPFDPAKLRATLDATHDAGMYGLFSEVRDGRTAWDGAAGAADVRTGRPVTPGMRQRVGSITKSFVATAILQQVEQGRVDLDAPVARYLPGLIPGRYGEQTTVRMVLDHTSGIGDYVAAAFPSLRELSADSLDEYRFRDVRPAQLVAWGVRAPRTGEPGERWSYSNTNYVIAGELLEKVTGTTAEKYITRNVIRKAGLKHTYFPSSPWIAGPHPRMYESLYQHVTPPRDYSTFDMSWAWTAGALVSTMDDLNRFYRRLLTGDLIGPDALAQMQRTVPVKDADGNVLMNYGLGLYSLDLPCGTFWGHDGAVFGAGTQSLSSAGGERQISLAFNLMKYQQLSAGGTPVPHPIDNALAAHVVEALCGSRPATGTARPPAQVRLLPLQALRAAG from the coding sequence ATGATGGCCAGAGGGCTGGGACGGCTGACGGGGCGCGGCGTCGTCAGGGGCGCGGCCGCGGGGGCGGTGCTCGTTCTGACGTTGGCGACGGCCCAGGTCGCGGCGACGGCGGCCGGGCCGGACGTGGGCCCGTCCGCGATCGCCACGGCGCTGCCGCCGACCGTCCCGTTCGATCCCGCCAAGCTTCGGGCCACCCTGGACGCCACGCACGACGCCGGCATGTACGGGCTGTTCTCCGAGGTCCGGGACGGCCGCACGGCGTGGGACGGCGCGGCGGGGGCGGCGGACGTGCGCACGGGGCGCCCGGTCACCCCGGGCATGCGTCAGCGGGTCGGCAGCATCACCAAGTCGTTCGTCGCCACCGCGATCCTCCAGCAGGTCGAGCAGGGGCGCGTCGACCTCGACGCCCCGGTCGCCCGCTACCTGCCCGGCCTCATTCCGGGACGCTACGGCGAGCAGACGACCGTGCGGATGGTGCTCGACCACACGAGCGGCATCGGCGACTACGTCGCCGCGGCGTTCCCCTCACTGCGGGAGCTGTCGGCCGACAGCCTGGACGAGTACCGGTTCCGCGACGTCCGGCCCGCGCAGCTCGTCGCGTGGGGGGTGCGGGCGCCGCGCACCGGAGAGCCGGGCGAGCGCTGGTCGTACTCCAACACCAACTACGTCATCGCCGGGGAACTCCTGGAGAAGGTGACCGGGACCACGGCGGAGAAGTACATCACCCGGAACGTCATCCGGAAAGCCGGGCTGAAGCACACCTACTTCCCGTCCTCGCCCTGGATAGCGGGTCCGCACCCGCGGATGTACGAGTCGCTGTACCAGCATGTGACGCCGCCCCGCGACTACAGCACCTTCGACATGAGCTGGGCGTGGACGGCGGGCGCGCTGGTCTCCACCATGGACGACCTCAACCGCTTCTACCGCAGGCTCCTCACCGGCGACCTCATCGGGCCGGACGCCCTGGCGCAGATGCAGCGGACCGTCCCGGTGAAGGACGCGGACGGCAACGTCCTGATGAACTACGGCCTCGGGCTCTACTCTCTCGACCTCCCGTGCGGGACGTTCTGGGGTCACGACGGCGCGGTCTTCGGCGCCGGGACCCAGTCCCTGTCGTCCGCCGGGGGCGAGCGGCAGATCTCCCTGGCCTTCAACCTGATGAAGTACCAGCAGCTCAGCGCCGGCGGCACGCCCGTCCCGCACCCGATCGACAACGCGCTGGCCGCGCACGTGGTGGAGGCCCTGTGCGGCAGCCGGCCCGCGACCGGCACGGCCCGGCCCCCGGCGCAGGTGCGGTTGCTGCCGCTCCAGGCCCTCCGCGCCGCCGGATGA
- a CDS encoding dihydrofolate reductase family protein, whose translation MRKIINSTYVSLDGVIENPQNWTSAYFQDEAAAYARELLFSCDAVLMGRKTFDGFSQAWPAMEEATGDFGVRMNTLPHYVVSDSLRKPGWGDTTAIPRAEAVAEITKLKEQDGQDILQYGFGPVSRTLVEHGLLDELRLWIHPVLVGPRETADLLNADEFSATFELADTKVFKTGVIVATYVPTAQ comes from the coding sequence ATGCGCAAGATCATTAACTCGACGTACGTGTCGCTCGACGGCGTCATCGAGAACCCGCAGAACTGGACCTCGGCCTACTTCCAGGACGAGGCCGCCGCCTACGCCCGGGAGCTGCTGTTCTCCTGCGACGCCGTGCTGATGGGACGCAAGACGTTCGACGGCTTCTCCCAGGCGTGGCCGGCCATGGAGGAGGCCACCGGCGACTTCGGCGTCCGGATGAACACCCTGCCCCACTACGTCGTGTCCGACTCCCTGCGCAAGCCCGGCTGGGGCGACACGACGGCGATCCCGCGGGCGGAGGCCGTCGCCGAGATCACCAAGCTGAAGGAGCAGGACGGTCAGGACATCCTGCAGTACGGCTTCGGCCCGGTGTCCCGGACGCTCGTCGAGCACGGCCTGCTGGACGAGCTGCGCCTGTGGATCCACCCGGTGCTCGTCGGCCCCCGTGAGACCGCCGACCTGCTCAACGCCGACGAGTTCTCGGCCACGTTCGAGCTGGCCGACACCAAGGTCTTCAAGACCGGCGTCATCGTCGCCACCTACGTCCCCACCGCGCAGTAG
- a CDS encoding threonine/serine dehydratase yields MIDRSDVQAAAERVAGHVRRTPMVEVEPGPLAPAGRMWLKLELTQHTGSFKARGAFNHILAARDEGRLPEAGVVAASGGNAGLAFAYAAARAGVPAEVYVPETAPAVKVARLRALGAAVVQVGTRYAEAQDAATKRAVDTGALFCHAYDLPEVCAGQGTLGLELLEQTGGEADTVLLAVGGGGLMAGVAAALEGRARVVGVEPVTIPTLERALHAGRPVDVEVSGIAADSLGATRAGEIAFAVASRTGVRPVLVTDEAIIEARRFVWEEYRLVVEHGTAAAVAALRSGAYRPSPGERVVVVLCGANTDPSSLA; encoded by the coding sequence GTGATCGATCGCTCAGACGTCCAGGCCGCGGCGGAGCGTGTCGCGGGGCATGTCCGCCGCACGCCGATGGTCGAGGTCGAGCCGGGGCCGCTCGCGCCCGCCGGGCGGATGTGGCTGAAGCTCGAACTGACGCAGCACACGGGGTCGTTCAAGGCGCGCGGTGCGTTCAACCACATCCTGGCCGCACGGGACGAGGGGCGGCTTCCGGAGGCGGGCGTCGTCGCTGCGTCCGGCGGGAACGCGGGGCTGGCCTTCGCGTACGCGGCGGCGCGGGCCGGCGTCCCGGCCGAGGTGTACGTGCCGGAGACGGCGCCCGCGGTGAAGGTCGCGCGGCTGCGGGCCCTCGGCGCCGCGGTCGTGCAGGTCGGCACCCGGTACGCCGAGGCGCAGGACGCCGCGACCAAGCGCGCCGTCGACACCGGCGCGCTGTTCTGCCACGCCTACGACCTGCCGGAGGTGTGCGCGGGCCAGGGCACGCTGGGCCTGGAGTTGCTGGAGCAGACCGGTGGCGAGGCCGACACGGTCCTGCTGGCGGTCGGCGGCGGAGGGCTGATGGCGGGCGTCGCCGCCGCGCTCGAAGGGCGGGCGCGCGTCGTCGGCGTCGAGCCCGTGACGATCCCGACCCTCGAACGCGCCCTGCACGCCGGACGTCCCGTGGACGTGGAGGTGTCGGGGATCGCCGCCGACTCCCTCGGCGCGACCCGGGCCGGCGAGATCGCGTTCGCGGTCGCCTCCCGTACCGGGGTGCGTCCCGTCCTGGTCACCGACGAGGCGATCATCGAGGCCCGCCGGTTCGTGTGGGAGGAGTACCGCCTCGTCGTCGAGCACGGCACGGCCGCCGCCGTGGCGGCGCTCCGCAGCGGTGCCTACCGCCCGTCCCCCGGGGAGCGTGTCGTGGTCGTCCTGTGCGGCGCCAACACCGATCCGTCCAGCCTGGCCTGA